A single Anopheles maculipalpis chromosome 3RL, idAnoMacuDA_375_x, whole genome shotgun sequence DNA region contains:
- the LOC126561446 gene encoding mediator of DNA damage checkpoint protein 1, which produces MQRVMLGQSSVPLSPKRKRLSVGFGVNASVQIHKTVTPPAIQQQRSISTHNDTTVVALNDATPSKRKNLHEALLMRLLSTPSDEPLFRQNSTEAPESQRTADESFDSCLSGRSTPIELDLLHQTPDAMRCNTPPAAVAATESAAPPNRHMQLLMRDFNSPSATARLRAVRALNSVSKRNAYGNFDISYAEQDIITAEERLAQEQRTIQDVLKDVCVYVEVRSGTDNRSEGIKEHIASLGAKVNERLLRDTTHVIFKDGLLSTYQKAKKMNIPIVSILWIEACKRHNCLMNPNDFKISNLERYENPDLFKRMRRQKSMQPGAEEAAGAKKRPNVTGKAKAAAAVISPPSKLPVLHRIRKDDRLERILSDFEAENQITSSGEGPVDEYDELLQAAPMRILERFRSTPTPIDREEEEHQTNSTTPITTTTNTETPQANGISTRRELFAGSKSITPRNRRKTVMFTPQMKNVQEEEPSVDETPKQTTVRNRRKTIVQMNEEPASTVSEKSSHSNRRKTIVQDVEDSGTTARTGRTRRSTMILNATTKENQSSLTEKTDLKQVEDTNHATVLSNRRKTIIADKDPVHTPVAISVANKRSRRKTIAFGNEENTPPLSAISMDITKTLSKTPKIPARETICSPKDMDMTSVHSKNQTNTRATNDLTKVNSNGTVISISSEEGNHHRQVPNRRRTLFIPSVESAMDGMVQDLNGTVRSSVGSSAANRHKTIFLSTPKNSTPMEPLEVTETPPPVSSQSHVTHADGSSIVNRPNPTSSSTPIPTTPVPTPATNGRKTLLEQYQDSLTFSSTRAPERRRRTVFDITMDIVDHRLSEINRQAAAVAASATKKPAVNNPVAVVASAEAALKSPPSQPDHQTSLDAYYRKAAKSCEKATQNAAVTPTTEATAPRKRKLFNVQTSVDDVPAVIAKPAPKRRSLAPGAAATTVEANKRRRTTTLFASPNDPTAAASQRTEKEEQKKKLFPIGRGLPTMASQYTVGGGGGASSQLTGPRQYLATTNLHTEQSTFVKEAIARLDGFIVEATVTDNTTHLVTLESRRTINLLRALIRGLWIVRYEWIVESFRAGRWLPEERYELSDFSRAVQLNRSERQAFGSQYRNELYTDYAPFWISPRCPIPGQQLRELILLCRGKVTGSAARAKFLVVDPNDNDAAPIEGQIVVSPVWILDSITVNKVKKLSKKYRVE; this is translated from the exons atgcaGAGAGTAATGTTAGGCCAATCGAGCGTCCCTTTGTCGCCCAAGCGAAAAAGGCTTTCAGTGGGTTTCGGAGTGAATGCATCGGTACAGATTCATAAAACAGTAACACCACCTGCCATCCAGCAACAACGATCAATATCGACCCACAACGATACGACCGTAGTGGCGCTCAACGATGCAACTCCCAGCAAGAGGAAAAATCTACACGAAGCACTTCTGATGCGCCTCCTATCGACGCCAAGCGATGAGCCACTGTTCCGGCAGAACTCAACCGAAGCACCCGAATCGCAACGTACGGCGGACGAATCGTTCGATAGTTGCCTATCCGGTAGAAGCACACCGATCGAGCTGGATCTGCTACACCAAACGCCGGATGCCATGCGATGCAATACACCACCAGCCGCGGTTGCGGCGACAGAATCAGCTGCTCCACCCAATCGTCACATGCAGCTGCTGATGCGTGATTTTAATAGTCCTTCCGCGACGGCACGTTTGCGTGCCGTGCGTGCTTTAAATTCGGTCTCGAAACGTAACGCGTACGGAAACTTTGATATATCGTACGCCGAGCAGGACATCATTACGGCGGAGGAACGGCTTGCCCAGGAACAGCGCACGATTCAGGACGTACTGAaagacgtgtgtgtgtacgtagAGGTACGCTCCGGTACGGACAATCGTTCCGAAGGCATAAAGGAACACATCGCTTCCCTCGGGGCGAAAGTAAACGAGCGACTGTTAAG GGACACTACGCACGTCATATTCAAGGATGGATTGCTTTCAACGTAccaaaaagcgaaaaagatGAACATCCCGATAGTCTCAATTCTGTGGATCGAAGCATGCAAAAGGCACAACTGTCTGATGAATCCAAACGATTTCAAAATATCCAACCTGGAACGGTACGAAAATCCGGACCTCTTCAAACGTATGCGG cGTCAAAAATCGATGCAACCCGGAGCAGAGGAAGCAGCCGGAGCAAAGAAGCGCCCAAATGTCACCGGAAAGGCAAAGGCGGCAGCGGCTGTAATATCACCACCATCGAAACTTCCGGTCCTTCATCGGATTCGCAAAGACGATCGTTTGGAGCGTATACTGAGTGATTTTGAGGCAGAAAATCAAATCACCAGCTCTGGCGAAGGGCCGGTCGATGAGTATGACGAGCTATTGCAGGCGGCACCGATGCGTATTTTGGAACGCTTCCGTTCAACCCCGACGCCGATCGATCGGGAAGAGGAGGAACATCAAACGAACAGTACAACAccaatcaccaccaccaccaacacagaAACACCTCAGGCGAATGGAATTTCGACACGACGCGAACTGTTCGCTGGATCAAAGTCTATTACGCCGCGAAACCGACGCAAGACGGTCATGTTTACCCCGCAAATGAAGAACGTTCAGGAGGAGGAACCGAGCGTCGATGAGACGCCCAAGCAAACTACGGTTCGAAATCGACGCAAAACGATTGTACAGATGAATGAGGAACCAGCCTCCACCGTATCGGAAAAGTCGTCACACTCGAACCGACGCAAAACCATCGTTCAGGATGTGGAAGACAGCGGAACAACGGCTCGCACTGGTCGTACCCGTCGCAGCACAATGATCCTGAACGCTACCACAAAGGAAAATCAATCTAGTCTAACCGAGAAGACCGATCTCAAGCAGGTGGAAGATACCAATCATGCAACCGTTTTGTCAAATCGTCGAAAAACTATCATTGCTGATAAAGATCCCGTACACACACCAGTGGCAATCAGTGTTGCGAATAAACGCTCACGTAGGAAAACGATTGCGTTTGGAAATGAGGAAAATACACCACCATTATCGGCCATTTCGATGGATATTACGAAGACGCTTTCGAAGACACCCAAGATTCCGGCACGTGAAACTATCTGTTCACCGAAAGATATGGACATGACTAGCgtacattcaaaaaaccaaacgaataCTCGTGCTACGAACGATCTGACGAAGGTGAACAGTAACGGAACGGTTATAAGCATTTCATCGGAAGAGGgcaatcatcatcgtcagGTTCCGAACCGTCGTCGAACACTGTTCATTCCTTCCGTCGAGAGTGCAATGGATGGGATGGTTCAGGATCTAAACGGAACAGTCCGATCGTCGGTTGGTTCCTCCGCAGCGAATCGACATAAGACAATATTCCTCTCCACACCAAAAAACTCCACCCCAATGGAACCGCTGGAGGTGACCGAAACACCTCCACCGGTTTCATCACAATCGCACGTGACCCATGCCGATGGCAGTAGTATCGTTAATCGCCCGAATCCAACCTCCAGTTCGACACCAATCCCAACAACACCAGTGCCGACACCGGCTACAAACGGCCGTAAAACGCTTCTCGAGCAGTACCAGGATTCTCTAACTTTCAGCTCAACGCGTGCTCCGGAACGACGCCGCCGAACCGTTTTCGACATCACGATGGACATAGTGGATCACCGGCTGTCCGAGATTAATCGACAAGCGGCGGCAGTAGCAGCttccgcaacaaaaaaaccagctGTAAATAATCCGGTGGCGGTAGTGGCCAGTGCGGAAGCTGCACTAAAATCACCTCCCTCGCAGCCAGATCATCAAACATCCCTCGATGCGTACTACCGGAAGGCGGCCAAATCCTGTGAAAAAGCAACGCAAAATGCGGCTGTGACACCGACTACTGAAGCGACGGCACCACGAAAGAGGAAACTGTTTAACGTACAGACGTCTGTCGACGATGTGCCGGCAGTTATTGCGAAACCAGCCCCAAAACGTCGCTCATTGGCACCAGGAGCAGCAGCGACTACAgttgaagcaaacaaacggcGTCGAACTACGACCCTATTTGCTTCACCGAACGATCCAACAGCAGCCGCTTCCCAGCGTACGGAGAAGgaagaacagaagaaaaaactgttCCCTATCGGACGCGGGCTGCCAACGATGGCCTCACAGTATACAGTTGGGGGCGGCGGCGGTGCTTCTTCCCAGCTAACTGGTCCGAGACAATACTTGGCCACCACTAACCTGCACACCGAGCAGAGCACATTCGTGAAGGAG GCCATCGCACGGCTCGATGGATTCATTGTGGAGGCAACGGTCACCGATAACACTACCCATCTCGTAACGCTCGAATCCCGGCGAACGATCAATCTGCTCCGGGCGCTTATCCGTGGCCTGTGGATCGTACGCTACGAATGGATCGTTGAGTCATTCCGGGCCGGCCGTTGGCTACCGGAAGAACGTTACGAGCTGAGCGATTTTTCCCGTGCCGTACAGCTGAATCGTAGCGAACGGCAAGCATTCGGTAGCCAGTACCGTAACGAGCTGTACACGGATTACGCACCGTTCTGGATATCGCCCCGTTGCCCCATCCCGGGGCAGCAGCTGCGCGAGCTTATTCTGCTGTGCCGTGGAAAGGTGACGGGTAGTGCGGCACGGGCAAAATTTCTCGTGGTGGACCCAAACGACAATGATGCGGCACCGATCGAGGGACAGATTGTGGTTTCACCGGTATGGATACTGGACAGCATTACCGTCAACAAGGTAAAGAAGCTGTCGAAGAAGTACCGAGTGGAGTGA
- the LOC126562209 gene encoding elongation factor 1-alpha codes for MGKEKTHINIVVIGHVDSGKSTTTGHLIYKCGGIDKRTIEKFEKEAQEMGKGSFKYAWVLDKLKAERERGITIDIALWKFETAKYYVTIIDAPGHRDFIKNMITGTSQADCAVLIVAAGTGEFEAGISKNGQTREHALLAFTLGVKQLIVGVNKMDSTEPPYNEARFEEIKKEVSSYIKKIGYNPTAVAFVPISGWHGDNMLEPSTKMPWFKGWAIERKEGKADGKCLIEALDAILPPSRPTDKPLRLPLQDVYKIGGIGTVPVGRVETGVLKPGTVVVFAPVNLTTEVKSVEMHHEALQEAVPGDNVGFNVKNVSVKELRRGYVAGDSKNAPPKGAADFTAQVIVLNHPGQISNGYTPVLDCHTAHIACKFAEIKEKVDRRSGKSTEDNPKFIKSGDAAIVNLVPSKPLCVESFQEFPPLGRFAVRDMRQTVAVGVIKGVNFKDASGGKVTKAAEKATKAKK; via the coding sequence ATGGGTAAGGAGAAGACTCATATTAACATCGTCGTCATCGGACACGTCGATTCTGGCAAGTCGACCACCACCGGCCATTTGATCTACAAATGCGGCGGTATCGACAAGCGTACGATTGAGAAGTTCGAGAAGGAAGCTCAGGAAATGGGCAAGGGTTCCTTCAAGTACGCATGGGTCCTGGACAAGCTGAAGGCCGAGCGTGAGCGTGGTATCACCATCGATATCGCTCTGTGGAAGTTCGAAACCGCCAAGTACTACGTCACCATCATCGACGCACCCGGACATCGTGATTTCATCAAGAACATGATCACCGGAACGTCGCAGGCCGATTGTGCCGTGCTGATCGTCGCCGCCGGTACCGGTGAGTTCGAGGCCGGTATCTCGAAGAACGGACAGACCCGCGAGCACGCCCTGCTTGCCTTCACCCTCGGTGTGAAGCAGCTGATCGTCGGTGTGAACAAGATGGACTCGACCGAGCCACCATACAACGAGGCCCGTTTCGAGGAAATCAAGAAGGAGGTGTCGTCGTACATCAAGAAGATCGGTTACAACCCGACCGCCGTCGCGTTCGTGCCGATTTCCGGCTGGCATGGTGACAACATGTTGGAACCGTCGACGAAGATGCCGTGGTTCAAGGGATGGGCTATCGAGCGCAAGGAGGGCAAGGCCGATGGCAAGTGCCTGATCGAAGCGTTGGACGCCATCCTGCCCCCGTCTCGCCCGACCGACAAGCCTCTGCGTCTGCCGCTCCAGGACGTGTACAAAATCGGCGGTATCGGAACAGTACCGGTCGGTCGTGTGGAAACCGGTGTCCTGAAGCCCGGTACCGTGGTCGTGTTCGCCCCGGTTAACCTGACCACTGAAGTCAAGTCGGTGGAAATGCACCACGAAGCACTGCAGGAGGCCGTCCCTGGAGACAACGTCGGTTTCAACGTGAAGAACGTGTCGGTGAAGGAATTGCGTCGTGGATACGTCGCCGGTGACTCGAAGAACGCCCCGCCCAAGGGTGCCGCCGACTTCACCGCTCAGGTTATCGTGCTGAACCACCCGGGACAGATCAGCAACGGATACACGCCGGTACTCGATTGCCACACCGCTCACATTGCATGCAAGTTCGCCGAGATCAAGGAGAAGGTCGACCGTCGTTCCGGAAAGTCGACTGAGGACAACCCGAAGTTCATCAAGTCGGGCGATGCCGCCATCGTGAACCTGGTGCCGTCGAAGCCGCTGTGCGTCGAGTCGTTCCAGGAGTTCCCGCCGCTCGGACGTTTCGCCGTGCGTGACATGAGACAGACGGTCGCTGTCGGTGTCATCAAGGGCGTCAACTTCAAGGATGCTTCCGGTGGCAAGGTCACCAAGGCCGCTGAGAAGGCCACCAAGGCCAAGAAATAG
- the LOC126563150 gene encoding C-type lectin 37Da-like, which yields MGTKHCAHLAVFLISFLVVDFVSPQDSKDVSYTIFREKSLYFGNSFKLNWYKAYEYCRTRGMFLVRINNDEQLNDVVELVEKTGYTKANDELQLWTSGNDLGEEGNFYYASTGERLTYTRWRHNEPNNYKHDYCTYENCVIVEYLKSMSLNYTLDDRSCNTQYFFVCERLYD from the exons ATGGGAACGAAACATTGCGCACATTTGGCCGTATTCTTGATCAGCTTCCTGGTGGTGGATTTTGTAAGCCCCCAGGACAGTAAGGACGTTTCATACACAATCTTCCGGGAGAAGTCCTTGTACTTTGGTAACTCATTTAAG CTCAACTGGTACAAGGCGTACGAGTATTGCCGGACGCGTGGCATGTTTCTCGTACGGATAAACAACGACGAGCAGCTGAACGATGTGGTGGAATTGGTCGAAAAGACTGGCTACACCAAAGCGAACGATGAGCTGCAGCTGTGGACATCTGGTAACGATCTCGGCGAGGAGGGTAACTTTTACTACGCGTCCACCGGCGAGCGGCTAACGTACACCCGCTGGAGACACAATGAACCGAACAACTACAAGCACGATTACTGCACGTACGAGAACTGTGTAATTGTGGAGTACCTCAAGTCGATGTCGCTCAACTACACGCTAGACGATAGGTCCTGCAACACGCAATACTTTTTCGTGTGCGAAAGATTGTACGATTAA
- the LOC126563159 gene encoding C-type lectin 37Db-like encodes MTKLQTVFLLLALTVLQLSAQGSDTTFGIFRQKEYYFSNSFKLNWFKAVEYCRSRGMFLLSVRNAEERASIIEYLDSTGYTKTHKTLYAWISANDLGEEGEFHWASTGERVNYPNWSDTEPNDYRIDDCTGEDCAILEYWAEGGANYNYTFNDRSCAREFLFICETLPA; translated from the exons ATGACGAAACTACAGACCGTTTTCTTGCTTCTCGCGCTAACGGTGCTACAGCTGTCCGCCCAGGGTAGTGACACCACGTTCGGCATCTTCCGCCAGAAGGAGTACTACTTTAGCAACTCTTTCAAG CTAAATTGGTTCAAGGCAGTTGAGTACTGTCGATCGCGTGGCATGTTCCTGCTTTCGGTAAGGAATGCCGAGGAACGGGCATCTATTATCGAGTATCTGGACAGTACGGGTTACACCAAAACGCACAAAACTCTCTACGCTTGGATATCCGCCAACGATCTAGGTGAGGAAGGTGAATTTCATTGGGCTTCGACCGGGGAGCGTGTAAACTATCCGAACTGGAGCGATACGGAACCGAACGACTATCGGATAGATGATTGTACCGGGGAGGACTGTGCGATCCTGGAGTATTGGGCGGAGGGTGGTGCGAACTATAATTACACCTTTAACGATCGTTCCTGTGCACGGGAATTTCTGTTTATCTGTGAAACACTGCCAGCATGA
- the LOC126563081 gene encoding E3 SUMO-protein ligase NSE2-like — translation MNMLETDMCATSDSLYNIVRLAAVFGGDSTKDLNQYTEMVEKLCVIDSQMNNHRKAMEDSSRETTIEGFDHSYKTKLEKKKPNLRSHKRYKEFVQYAKPLLNPSLDGQTTDQNQNDGDELMIEDDIPNMIDPITKRPLEVPVRNKQCNHVYEKTTMEQLLKRNPRTRCPIMGCAAQGYVQLKLLEVDVKLQRQLMRARSALL, via the exons ATGAATATGCTCGAGACAGACATGTGTGCGACCAGCGACAGCCTGTACAACATTGTCCGGTTAGCGGCAGTGTTCGGTGGTGATT CAACGAAAGATTTAAACCAGTATAccgaaatggtggaaaaattgtGTGTAATCGACAGTCAAATGAACAACCATCGGAAAGCAATGGAAGATTCGTCCAGGGAAACAACCATTGAAGGCTTTGATCAT TCGTACAAAACTAAgttggagaaaaagaaacccaaCTTGCGGTCGCACAAACGGTACAAGGAATTTGTACAATATGCCAAACCACTTCTTAATCCATCTCTGGACGGACAAACCACTGATCAGAATCAGAACGATGGCGATGAATTGATGATCGAGGATGATATTCCTAATATGATCGATCCAATAACAAAGCGCCCGTTAGAAGTTCCGGTGCGCAATAAGCAGTGTAATCATGTGTACGAAAAGACCACCATGGAGCAGCTGCTAAAGCGAAACCCACGAACCCGCTGCCCCATTATGGGATGTGCTGCGCAAGGATATGTTCAGCTTAAGTTGCTTGAGGTGGATGTTAAACTGCAGAGGCAACTGATGCGAGCCCGTTCAGCTCTCTTGTAA
- the LOC126563152 gene encoding C-type lectin 37Da-like, producing METKRLANVIAILFSFLAVGFISTQTDINTFGIFREKSYYFGNTFKLNWYKASEYCRTRGMFLVTVNNDEQLNGVVEHIEKSGFTKTHGILHMWTSGNDLGEEGQFFFASTGERLTYDRWTKNEPNNAMHDNCTYEHCVVLEYFQPWSINYTFDDRQCGAENFFMCETLYD from the exons ATGGAGACAAAACGTTTGGCAAATGTGATCGCGATCTTGTTCAGCTTCTTGGCAGTTGGGTTTATAAGCACACAAACGGACATTAACACGTTCGGGATTTTTCGGGAGAAGAGTTACTACTTTGGTAACACATTTAAG CTCAACTGGTACAAGGCGTCCGAGTACTGCAGGACGCGCGGCATGTTTCTGGTAACGGTCAACAATGACGAGCAGCTGAACGGTGTGGTGGAGCACATCGAAAAGAGTGGCTTTACCAAAACGCACGGCATCCTGCACATGTGGACATCCGGCAACGATCTCGGCGAGGAGGGCCAGTTCTTTTTCGCCTCGACGGGCGAACGGTTAACGTATGATCGGTGGACCAAAAACGAGCCAAACAATGCGATGCACGATAACTGCACGTACGAGCATTGTGTCGTGCTGGAATACTTTCAACCGTGGTCGATCAACTACACCTTCGACGATCGGCAGTGTGGGGCGGAAAACTTTTTCATGTGCGAAACACTGTACGATTag